A stretch of Physeter macrocephalus isolate SW-GA chromosome 8, ASM283717v5, whole genome shotgun sequence DNA encodes these proteins:
- the ISOC1 gene encoding isochorismatase domain-containing protein 1 isoform X1: protein MAAAEPAVPALPSGGGAGAPSGTVPVLFCFSVFARPSVVPHGAGYELLIQKFLSLYGDQIDMHRKFVVQLFAEEWGQYVDLPKGFAVSERCKVRLVPLQIQLRGFTGRFILLKSKNKRCILGTTPPPFFLVEKPLTTLGNLTPSSTVFFCCDMQERFRPAIKYFGDIISVGQRLLQGARILGIPVIVTEQYPKGLGSTVQEIDLTGVKLVLPKTKFSMVLPEVEAALAEIPGVRSVVLFGVETHVCIQQTALELVGRGIKVHIVADATSSRSMMDRMFALERLARTGIIVTTSEAVLLQLVADKDHPKFKEIQNLIKASAPESGLLSKV from the exons ATGGCGGCGGCGGAGCCTGCGGTCCCGGCGCTCCCCAGCGGCGGTGGCGCGGGGGCGCCGTCGGGCACGGTCCCCGTGCTCTTCTGCTTCTCGGTCTTCGCGCGGCCCTCAGTCGTGCCGCACGGCGCGGGCTACGAGCTGCTCATCCAGAAGTTCCTCAGTCTGTACGGCGACCAGATCGACATGCACCGCAAATTCGTGGTGCAGCTCTTCGCGGAGGAGTGGGGCCAGTACGTGGACCTGCCCAAGGGCTTCGCGGTGAGCGAGCGCTGCAAGGTGCGCCTCGTGCCGCTGCAGATCCAG CTCAGAGGATTCACCGGAAGATTTATCCTGTTGAAAAGCAAGAACAAAAGGTGTATTTTAGGTACTACACCACCACCATTTTTTTTGGTTGAGAAACCG ctCACTACCCTGGGAAATCTTACACCTTCAAGCACTGTGTTTTTCTGCTGTGATATGCAGGAAAGGTTCAGACCAGCCATCAAGTATTTTGGAGATATTATTAGTGTGGGACAGAGATTG ttacAAGGGGCCCGGATTTTAGGAATTCCAGTTATTGTAACAGAACAGTACCCTAAAGGTCTTGGAAGCACTGTTCAAGAAATTGATTTAACGGGTGTAAAACTGGTACTTCCAAAGACCAAGTTTTCAATGGTATTACCAGAAGTAGAAGCAGCATTAGCAGAGATTCCTGGAGTCAGGAGTGTTGTGTTATTTGGAGTAGAA ACGCATGTGTGCATCCAACAGACAGCTCTGGAGCTCGTTGGCAGAGGTATCAAGGTTCATATTGTCGCTGATGCCACGTCGTCGAGAAGCATGATGGACAGGATGTTTGCTCTTGAG cgtCTGGCTCGAACTGGGATCATAGTGACTACAAGTGAAGCTGTTCTGCTACAGCTGGTGGCTGATAAAGACCATCCAAAATTCAAGGAAATTCAGAATCTAATTAAGGCGAGTGCTCCAGAGTCGGGTCTGCTTTCCAAAGTATGA
- the ISOC1 gene encoding isochorismatase domain-containing protein 1 isoform X2, with amino-acid sequence MAAAEPAVPALPSGGGAGAPSGTVPVLFCFSVFARPSVVPHGAGYELLIQKFLSLYGDQIDMHRKFVVQLFAEEWGQYVDLPKGFAVSERCKVRLVPLQIQLTTLGNLTPSSTVFFCCDMQERFRPAIKYFGDIISVGQRLLQGARILGIPVIVTEQYPKGLGSTVQEIDLTGVKLVLPKTKFSMVLPEVEAALAEIPGVRSVVLFGVETHVCIQQTALELVGRGIKVHIVADATSSRSMMDRMFALERLARTGIIVTTSEAVLLQLVADKDHPKFKEIQNLIKASAPESGLLSKV; translated from the exons ATGGCGGCGGCGGAGCCTGCGGTCCCGGCGCTCCCCAGCGGCGGTGGCGCGGGGGCGCCGTCGGGCACGGTCCCCGTGCTCTTCTGCTTCTCGGTCTTCGCGCGGCCCTCAGTCGTGCCGCACGGCGCGGGCTACGAGCTGCTCATCCAGAAGTTCCTCAGTCTGTACGGCGACCAGATCGACATGCACCGCAAATTCGTGGTGCAGCTCTTCGCGGAGGAGTGGGGCCAGTACGTGGACCTGCCCAAGGGCTTCGCGGTGAGCGAGCGCTGCAAGGTGCGCCTCGTGCCGCTGCAGATCCAG ctCACTACCCTGGGAAATCTTACACCTTCAAGCACTGTGTTTTTCTGCTGTGATATGCAGGAAAGGTTCAGACCAGCCATCAAGTATTTTGGAGATATTATTAGTGTGGGACAGAGATTG ttacAAGGGGCCCGGATTTTAGGAATTCCAGTTATTGTAACAGAACAGTACCCTAAAGGTCTTGGAAGCACTGTTCAAGAAATTGATTTAACGGGTGTAAAACTGGTACTTCCAAAGACCAAGTTTTCAATGGTATTACCAGAAGTAGAAGCAGCATTAGCAGAGATTCCTGGAGTCAGGAGTGTTGTGTTATTTGGAGTAGAA ACGCATGTGTGCATCCAACAGACAGCTCTGGAGCTCGTTGGCAGAGGTATCAAGGTTCATATTGTCGCTGATGCCACGTCGTCGAGAAGCATGATGGACAGGATGTTTGCTCTTGAG cgtCTGGCTCGAACTGGGATCATAGTGACTACAAGTGAAGCTGTTCTGCTACAGCTGGTGGCTGATAAAGACCATCCAAAATTCAAGGAAATTCAGAATCTAATTAAGGCGAGTGCTCCAGAGTCGGGTCTGCTTTCCAAAGTATGA